The sequence TCCTCACCGATGTGGTGGTTGCTGTGTTTTTTCCCAAGTTAGAGTTCTTACATAAATCTTTGATTGATAGATCGATCGCTGATTTAAGGCAGACAAACACAGATAGACGCAGCTCATTCTAAAATAAATATGTTTGCGAATGACTAAAATAATTCTAAGGATTAATTATTGAGCAATCCTAACATTTTTTTCACTTCTGCTAAAGGTATAGAAGGCTGATTTCCATCTTCCTCTTTGGCTGCCCTCAAATCAATCAAGTCTTCTATGTCAGCAATTAATTCTTTGAGTGCTTCAAATTCTTCATAAGGTATCACGGCAAATTCTTTTTTGCCGTTTTTGGTGATAAACTCAGGATGTAATGGAATCATTGATATTTTCTCCAGGCGTTTAAGTGTAAGCATCTTTGCGATGTTTGACGCGGTAGATCACCAAAATATCTTCCTCAATTTCAAATAAAACTCGGTAATCTCCTACCCGCAGGCGATATTCTGGCGTATAGTTTGTTAAACGTTTCACATCCCCCGTCAAATTATTTTGGATCAACTCAATTTTAGTCAGAACTCGGCTTTGTACCTCCGCGGGCAAAGATTGTAAATCTTTGATCGCTTTCGGCTTAAACTCAACTTGGTAATTCATCAAAGTGCCACTTTTAGGCGGGACAGTTTACCTTTTGCCTGCGAGGGACTGCGACAAAGGACGGAAATACCTATCTACAGATACGGGAACACCGATCCGATGGCCCGCCATGAACTCCCTACAATCATAATTATACGGGCAATCAAGGATTTGCCTCTACATTATCGATCGCCTTCAAGTCAGGGAATTAAAGTTTATGCAACCGAATAATCCGAACCAATTTACGGAAAAAGCCTGGGAAGCCCTCGCGCGCACTCCAGAAGTTGTCAAAGCAGCCCAGCAGCAGCAGCTAGAAAGCGAACATTTGATGAAAGCTTTGCTGGAACAAGAATCGGGACTTGCTAGCAGCTTGTTTAACAAGGCGAAAGTGTCTGTCGCTAAATTGCGCGATCGCACTGATGAGTTTATCAGCCGCCAGCCGAAAATCTCTGGCGCCGGTGGCAACGTTTATCTCGGCCGTTCCCTGGATACCTTGCTAGACAGGGCTGAAGCTTATCGTAAAGACTACGGTGATGAATTTATATCGATCGAGCATTTGATTCTAGGTTACGTTAAGGACGATCGCTTCGGCAAAAATCTCTTCCAAGAATTTAAACTAGATGAAGCCAAGCTTAAAGACATCATCGCCCAAGTTCGGG comes from Microcoleus sp. bin38.metabat.b11b12b14.051 and encodes:
- a CDS encoding type II toxin-antitoxin system prevent-host-death family antitoxin, with translation MIPLHPEFITKNGKKEFAVIPYEEFEALKELIADIEDLIDLRAAKEEDGNQPSIPLAEVKKMLGLLNN
- a CDS encoding type II toxin-antitoxin system RelE/ParE family toxin encodes the protein MNYQVEFKPKAIKDLQSLPAEVQSRVLTKIELIQNNLTGDVKRLTNYTPEYRLRVGDYRVLFEIEEDILVIYRVKHRKDAYT